In the Chryseobacterium foetidum genome, TACATATATTGACCTTGTTGAAATTTTGCGTACAATTCATTTTCTCCCGCAGGATTATCTGCTCTTTGTTTCCTGATATATTCTGCAAAATCCTCTAAAGTTGCGATCTGATGTAATTTGAATTCCTGTCCGGTAATTTCTTTCACATCATCAAAAATCATATTTGGGCTGATCTGGAAACCTGCAATCTGCAGGTCTCGGGGAGCAGAATCATCCAATGCAATTTCTGCCGTGAAGGATGCTGTGTTATCCATTGTTGTGAAATCCAATTTCCAATCCGCTTTATCTCCCCAGTATCCAATACTTTTATCTTTCAAATTCAGAATAGGCGTATTGTATTTCAAAATGTCGGCAAAACAACCATTAAAAACTGATGAAGCCCGGATAGGGGATTGATCAATATATTTTTTAAAAGTTCTTCTTAAATCGAAATTTCTGTTTTCGCCTTCAGGTAAGTTATTGTAATCAGTACAGAAATCAGAAGGGATAAATCTTGGTACACCAGCTTTAATTGCTCCGTCTAAAATCCTTTTTTGCAGATCAATAATGACATCTCCCAGTCCTGCGACTGCGGAAATGACACAGTCGGCATCGGCGCATTCTGCAGCTATGGCATTCACATCATTTAAATCAATGATCGAAACTTCAGCACCCAATTCTTTAAGTATTTCTATTTTATCTGTATCAGTTGAATCCCGCACGATTGCTTTGACTGTAGCGCCGCGTTTTACTAATTCTCTGCAAATTCTGTTTCCTAAATTGCCCGTTGCGCCTGCAACTAAAATTGTTTTTTCCATAAATTTTTTTTTACGATGCTAAAAATGGTAATACGATATCAAGCACTTCCTGTGGTTTTTCTTCAAATAAATAATGTCCGCTGTCAAGAATCCCGATGACCTGAAGGTTGGCAGCAACAAAAGGCAATCCGTAATTCATATAATTATAACTGATGTAACTTCCAATTCCTAAAACTGGCATCGTTAATTGCTGATAATGTCTGGAATCCTCAATATCCTGCTGAAAAGCCTGATACCACGCGTTGGATGCCCGTATGCTTTCTTTGTCATTATAAGCTGCCGCATACACCGCTCTTTCAAGTCCGGTCATTTTGTTTTCGTCAATCATCACATAATTAAAAAGCCATTCCTGCAGCAAATGAAACCTGCCTTCCAGCAATTGCTCTGGCAAACCCTTTACCTGATTGAATCCCATCCACCATGCATAAGGCATATTGCCATCCATTTTTTCACTGAAAGTTCCTGGAGACGG is a window encoding:
- a CDS encoding NmrA family NAD(P)-binding protein — encoded protein: MEKTILVAGATGNLGNRICRELVKRGATVKAIVRDSTDTDKIEILKELGAEVSIIDLNDVNAIAAECADADCVISAVAGLGDVIIDLQKRILDGAIKAGVPRFIPSDFCTDYNNLPEGENRNFDLRRTFKKYIDQSPIRASSVFNGCFADILKYNTPILNLKDKSIGYWGDKADWKLDFTTMDNTASFTAEIALDDSAPRDLQIAGFQISPNMIFDDVKEITGQEFKLHQIATLEDFAEYIRKQRADNPAGENELYAKFQQGQYMYSMFSTQHNNLENNRYKGISWTIGIDYIKTFL